A stretch of DNA from Malus sylvestris chromosome 9, drMalSylv7.2, whole genome shotgun sequence:
tttaatttcattattaGCTATGGCTCACTGTGACTTGTTATGAATAGATTAACGACCAGTTTCAAACATATCAATTAGAAGATAAATGTCGTTTGGCCACTTGAGCTACAAGCTCTTAGACCCAAAAAAATGCAAACCTATTCAGCATTTCCAAATGTACATCATGTCCTAAGTTTTTATTTAGATGTGAATCAGTTCTTCCCTATGCTTGTGCTCCAAGTTCCAGCAGAAGAGTGTTGTTGATCGTATTTGCTGCAGACCCAACAAATTGAATCGGACCTGATCGAAAGCGAAAACTTCAGCAACTCAAAAACCTGACTTTCATATTCCGTAACAAAAAATTTACGACGGTTTAAGTGTTATAACTAACCCGGATTAACGTAGCGATTCTTAAGAGCCCACTCGTCCCGGAATGATGCAAATTTTTTGAATGGTGCACCTGATATTCCACCAGCAAAGAAACATAGAGAGTGTCAAGAAGTGCACCGTTGTTTGCAGGTGGATAATTAAGGGCTCAGACAAGTGTTTTACCTTCAAGTTCCACCATTGCTTTCTTAATCACAGGCTTGAACTTTCCTGCAAAATTTAAACTCTCAGAATTAATATATGCATGATTGGATTTGTTATAAGAGCAATCACGTAATATGGGATTACGAGCGATTTAGCTTGAACGAAGTTTTATGATCTTAAGCCGAGTGTTTTCTGTACCATGTCTCCGCTCCACATCCATTAAAGAAGTCAATGCCGTGCCACCAACTGTCCATTGCTCAACCGGCGCAGCCAGATTTCCCACCTGCATACATAGTTTAAATTAGCAAAACCCTTACGACTTTAAGCCTTTTGCGTAACGAAATAAACAAACTTGATGAACTAAGAAGAATGAATGAACTATGACTTACAGAGGATATCAATCCTGTCTTTCCTGAATGAAGGAGCGCACCGGCACCATAACCTAATGCATAGCAGTAGTTTGCATCAAAGTTTGTAGGAAGACCACATCTGCCCTCATAACTGCAAGGTAAAAATCAAGTATGTGATACGAGGAACGAACATACAGGAATATGAATCATATGATCGAATGAACCAGATGAACAAATATTTTGGTACCCGAAGAAGTGTGTCTTTCCAGCAAAGTCACGCTTATATGTCCCCTCCTGCATCCGTTTGTGCAGTTCAGTTTCTACCATTTGAAGGAGCATCTTTTCTGTCTCTATTTTTGCTACCTAAATGCTTAACATCGTGTTAAGATTCAACAAATGCAATATTCGGACAAAGGCCAGTGGATAAAGTACAAAGATACGACAATCAAAAGAATTTACCTGCACATTCCCGTGTGGATCTCTTTCGAGCAGTAGTTGCTCCTGAATTGTTTGCGGCAAAAACTCAAAAAGCTCAAGGGATTGGCTCTGGAGTTTCTGTTTCCACACCCCTGCTTCATCAACAATATCATGAGCTAAGATTTCGTTAAGCTCCGAAATTAGTTGCTGCACCTGCAAGTTTTATGGTAAAgccaaaacaaaactttgagaATTTTCCGGCTGTCAAAACATGGAATCGAGCGAATTATATCCTCTCGAGTCTTTGAAAATGATACCTCTGGAATGAAATCAATCAGGCCTTCTGGTATAAGTATGACACCATAATTAAACCCAAGTTCCGAACGTTTGCAGATTATATCTGTTATATAGTCTGTTACACTCTTGAGTGTCTGCTTCTTGGCAGCAACCTATCGCAAGAGGAAACATTGTCAAGTCAAAAAAGTTTACATAGAAACTGAAGGTTCACCCATCCATTCTTCTAAATTCTAATTCAGTCTGTTATTGGGTCACCAGCTCtcacttttctttcaattaagcCAGAAGTTAAAAGATAGTTGATAAATTTCAAGCGTAATTTGAAAAGTGATAACAAAAAGAGATTCCGGCCAATCAAAAAAACTGGAAGTTGGCTAGTATCATTTCCAATTAACATTGGAGCTCAAACTTGGAGATAGAAGGATACCAGAAAATACCTCTTCCCCAATAATCGTGACGTTTGGACGAGTCTGCAGTGCACACTCCAAGGTTATATGAGAAGCTGCACGCCCCATAAGCCTTACAACTGCATAAATAGAAAATTAGGGAGGACAATCAAGAATAAACATTTACGGTCACAGTTCTTATACATGTTCCTGAAAGTCATCCTTAACTAAATGTGTATCTTGCAAAATCATGGCAAGTTTTTAAAACTTGCTTGATGCCATCGAACAACATATAAAGCACGA
This window harbors:
- the LOC126582240 gene encoding pyrophosphate--fructose 6-phosphate 1-phosphotransferase subunit beta-like; amino-acid sequence: MYSMNGKAVPGRFVSAYSEVQASRLDVPLPLPSVLKSSFSVVDGPKSSAAGNPEEIAKLFPNLFGQPSAMLRPGGSSVLPKDKSLKIGVVLSGGQAPGGHNVICGIFDYLQKHTSGSIMYGFKGGPAGIMKCKYVQLSAEFIYPYRNQGGFDMIASGRDKIETPEQFKLAEETAKKFDLDGLVVIGGDDSNTNACLLAEHFRGKNMKTQVIGCPKTIDGDLKSKEVPISFGFDTACKLYSEMIGNVMMDARSTGKYYHFVRLMGRAASHITLECALQTRPNVTIIGEEVAAKKQTLKSVTDYITDIICKRSELGFNYGVILIPEGLIDFIPEVQQLISELNEILAHDIVDEAGVWKQKLQSQSLELFEFLPQTIQEQLLLERDPHGNVQVAKIETEKMLLQMVETELHKRMQEGTYKRDFAGKTHFFGYEGRCGLPTNFDANYCYALGYGAGALLHSGKTGLISSVGNLAAPVEQWTVGGTALTSLMDVERRHGKFKPVIKKAMVELEGAPFKKFASFRDEWALKNRYVNPGPIQFVGSAANTINNTLLLELGAQA